A single genomic interval of Corylus avellana chromosome ca10, CavTom2PMs-1.0 harbors:
- the LOC132162868 gene encoding uncharacterized protein LOC132162868, whose amino-acid sequence MEVQVLASRSPDHNPILVVLNKKKVGGRRDAGLFRIEDSWSAREDFKEVVHKAWKAKPRRDNQWETIKGKLTSCKRVIQIWVKKNAKANNRLINAKTKELEAIQRGQGGDGEEKVIKDAINELLEQEELSWKQRAKEEWLRHGDRNTKYFLACATQKRRQNTIDQIRDAEGKLCTMVTAIEEAFVRFYKELFTTAGPRNI is encoded by the coding sequence ATGGAGGTTCAAGTCTTGGCAAGTCGCAGTCCCGACCACAATCCTATTCTTGTTGTGCTCAACAAAAAGAAGGTTGGAGGAAGGAGGGACGCAGGGCTGTTTCGCATAGAAGATAGTTGGTCGGCGAGGGAAGATTTCAAAGAGGTGGTGCATAAGGCATGGAAAGCAAAGCCAAGACGAGATAATCAATGGGAAACAATTAAAGGAAAGTTGACGTCATGTAAAAGAGTGATTCAAATATGGGTGAAAAAGAATGCAAAAGCTAATAATAGGCTCATCAATGCAAAGACTAAGGAGCTGGAGGCCATTCAAAGGGGACAAGGAGGCGATGGGGAGGAGAAAGTCATTAAAGATGCTATTAATGAATTACTGGAACAAGAAGAATTATCATGGAAACAAAGGGCGAAAGAGGAGTGGTTAAGGCATGGAGACAGGAATACTAAGTATTTTCTCGCATGTGCCACGCAAAAGAGGAGACAAAACACCATTGATCAAATCCGGGATGCAGAGGGGAAGCTGTGCACCATGGTTACTGCCATAGAAGAAGCATTTGTGCGGTTCTATAAGGAGTTGTTCACCACAGCTGGTCCACGTAACATTTAA
- the LOC132162867 gene encoding uncharacterized protein LOC132162867 — MNEFLLADFTKEEVKQALDQMAPSKTPGSDGFTAGVYQKHWNTVGPEALSAMLSHAECTGVITGVPTSKKGPRLSHLFFANDSVLFCKANSVEWRRLTKILDKYKIASGHKLNKDKTSIFFSRNTDGAKREEITRLSGLQATDKYEKYLGLPTLIGRSRYKAFKGIKEKVWKRLNDWKVNFVSQVGKEILNKAVVQAILTYGMSVFSLPISLCKESNSLMQRFWWGHKDNTSKIHWMSWEKMGVSKAKGGIGFRDLTIFNQALLAKQLWRIYNAKS, encoded by the exons ATGAATGAATTTTTGTTGGCTGATTTCACAAAGGAGGAAGTCAAACAAGCGTTGGATCAAATGGCTCCTTCCAAAACTCCTGGATCGGATGGGTTTACGGCGGGAGTTTATCAAAAACATTGGAACACGGTGGGTCCCGAG GCATTGAGTGCAATGCTTTCCCATGCAGAGTGTACGGGAGTCATTACAGGGGTTCCAACGTCGAAGAAAGGGCCTCGGCTAAGTCACCTTTTCTTTGCCAATGATAGCGTGCTCTTTTGCAAGGCTAACTCGGTGGAGTGGAGACGACTTACTAAGATCTTGGATAAATATAAGATAGCTTCCGGTCATAAATTAAACAAGGACAAGACTTCGATATTTTTCTCACGCAATACAGATGGGGCCAAAAGGGAGGAGATTACTCGGTTGTCGGGGTTGCAAGCAACagataaatatgaaaaataccTGGGACTTCCAACTTTGATAGGGAGATCGAGGTACAAAGCTTTCAAGGGTATCAaggaaaaagtgtggaaaaGACTCAACGATTGGAAGGTTAACTTCGTATCACAAGTTGGAAAGGAAATTTTGAACAAGGCGGTGGTTCAAGCAATTCTGACATACGGTATGAGTGTGTTCTCACTTCCCATATCATTGTGCAAAGAATCAAATAGTCTtatgcaaagattttggtggggACACAAGGACAATACTTCCaagattcattggatgagttgggagaaaatGGGTGTCTCGAAAGCAAAGGGGGGCATTGGGTTTAGAGATTTGACAATATTTAATCAAGCACTTTTGGCGAAACAACTATGGCGAATATATAATGCAAAATCCTGA